In Nicotiana tabacum cultivar K326 chromosome 17, ASM71507v2, whole genome shotgun sequence, one DNA window encodes the following:
- the LOC107761951 gene encoding E3 ubiquitin-protein ligase RSL1-like yields MEVNDDLHALLDEQRREIAAAEAAENDLLFAFQLQMEEAMYNSLPNENAPSTSKLTFYDDDVIPKNTVAYLFAEELSNYEQQVRDCKKAEAEMKKIEDDLNRRIHDQAFAREIQNVPDGEWKETGDHFHRPYGEGSSKGGAQNGNGECFRVYVKGLMGEDVEEESVVVGPKQQVTGIGVAVCDPSGILVFEVSKGLGESTTEVLNDEIVELKALIEGLDVAIMLGLKRVNVFLDSQTILQYVRGKLHPGEGNIAALVAQATSCLRKFTDCTPFLVSPNTVNFAVKLATDAIVSQVKRPLENTRKRKSITETCVICLQDTDMDHMFLINGCLHYYCFSCMNKHVEAKLFQGMLPECPHDKCKSMLKLDNCKKFLTPKLFDLMSERVKETTIPITEKIYCPNPKCSTLMSKAEVQTSAQAGARTCTKCRLIFCINCKVPWHQNMTCIDYRRLNPYKCVDDPKLKSLATQSLWRQCVKCNHMVSLAEGCYHIYCRCGYEFCYTCGAEWKNKKPTCSCRLWDERNIVYGQPRRG; encoded by the exons ATGGAAGTTAACGACGATCTTCACGCCTTACTCGACGAACAACGCCGCGAAATCGCCGCCGCGGAAGCCGCCGAGAACGATCTCCTCTTCGCCTTTCAACTCCAAATGGAAGAAGCCATGTACAACTCTCTCCCAAACGAAAATGCCCCTTCAACTTCAAAGCTCACTTTTTACGACGATGACGTCATCCCGAAGAACACCGTCGCCTATCTCTTCGCCGAGGAATTGTCAAACTACGAGCAGCAAGTTCGCGATTGTAAAAAAGCGGAAGCGGAGATGAAGAAAATCGAAGACGATCTCAACCGTCGAATCCACGATCAGGCCTTCGCGCGTGAGATACAAAACGTGCCGGATGGCGAGTGGAAAGAGACTGGGGATCATTTTCATAGGCCGTACGGTGAGGGCTCGTCGAAAGGTGGAGCCCAAAATGGGAATGGGGAGTGTTTTAGGGTTTATGTGAAGGGTTTAATGGGAGAAGATGTTGAAGAAGAGAGTGTTGTTGTGGGACCCAAACAACAAGTTACTGGGATTGGAGTTGCTGTGTGTGATCCCAGTGGTATTTTGGTGTTTGAAGTGAGTAAGGGTTTGGGTGAAAGCACTACTGAAGTGTTGAATGATGAAATTGTGGAGCTGAAAGCGCTGATTGAAGGGCTTGATGTTGCGATAATGCTGGGTTTGAAAAGGGTCAATGTTTTTTTGGATAGTCAAACTATCTTGCAATAT GTTAGGGGCAAGTTGCATCCAGGGGAGGGTAATATTGCTGCACTTGTTGCACAGGCAACTTCTTGTTTAAGAAAATTTACGGATTGTACACCATTTCTTGTGTCGCCGAACACCGTCAACTTTGCAGTTAAACTTGCTACTGATGCAATAGTCTCTCAGGTTAAGCGACCATTAGAAAATACTCGAAAGAGAAAAAGCATCACCGAGACTTGTGTTATTTGTCTGCAGGACACTGATATGGACCATATGTTTCTAATTAATGGTTGCCTACATTATTATTGCTTTTCTTGTATGAATAAACATGTCGAAGCTAAGCTCTTTCAAGGAATGCTGCCTGAATGCCCTCATGATAAATGCAAGTCTATGTTGAAATTAGATAACTGCAAAAAGTTCTTGACGCCTAAGCTATTCGATTTGATGAGTGAACGTGTGAAGGAAACTACTATTCCTATCACGGAAAAGATTTACTGCCCAAATCCTAAGTGTTCTACATTGATGTCAAAAGCTGAGGTCCAAACTTCTGCCCAAGCTGGGGCCAGAACGTGCACCAAATGTCGCCTCATTTTCTGTATCAATTGCAAAGTTCCTTGGCATCAAAACATGACTTGCATTGACTATAGAAGATTAAACCCTTACAAGTGTGTAGATGACCCAAAGCTCAAGTCTCTTGCTACACAGAGTCTTTGGCGTCAGTGTGTGAAGTGCAACCATATGGTGTCCCTTGCGGAAGGTTGCTATCATATTTATTGCAG ATGTGGCTACGAGTTCTGTTACACATGCGGAGCTGAATGGAAGAACAAGAAACCAACATGTTCCTGTCGACTATGGGATGAGCGAAATATCGTTTATGGCCAACCAAGAAGAGGCTGA